A stretch of Tripterygium wilfordii isolate XIE 37 chromosome 11, ASM1340144v1, whole genome shotgun sequence DNA encodes these proteins:
- the LOC120008493 gene encoding putative pentatricopeptide repeat-containing protein At1g12700, mitochondrial isoform X2 has translation MAVKLSTLTITKRTRRWVTLVSPISSLSCTSNIQVTPETYQDIQNANDYDSKIQFLRSKLCSDNLVRVLDNTTDLYSAVKIFKWAALQKRFSHTANTYCQIILKLGLAGNLKEMEGFCQNMVKERCTGVEDALVSLIHSFVKHGRLYEAIRVLVNMILGGYKPSIAVFNGILGALVEENKGFEDVLYIYKEMVKAGVVPNVDTLNYLLEVLFEAEKVDIGLDQYKKMNKKGLQPNSRTFEILIRGLILRNRVDESVSILDEMFQLGCPPELRFYICIIPLYCKENKLEVGIKLFKMMRVSNSVPDPFIFVDMIRCLCKNLWLDYAVDLLEEMIEHDFSPPSDVLTDIVHGFCKLGKIKEAIAFVEDKHVRETLPHDALLGSCCNAGNFSIAKDLLEKMCVRNIADSSSWNVLIRWLCEKVAIKKAFELLGRMIVSSFSPECATYSALVVGNCRLRKYEDAMKLFHWVHIKCWVLDSNSYFELVEGLCGAEKYIEAIEVFRYMSRNKCYLQSSLFDKLIRGICEFGKVDEAVRLHSVAYNSGTPCANSTYASMMLGLYKSCNRKALSLLLSQMLVAGFTLDVETYCILIQNLIDQNKTKDCALFFNIMVNEETYNILINGLWKEGDKEKAHRLLDLMLERGWVPNAATHKLLMGSCSMEANSRELAYETPNERDHVSNILAEGLGKL, from the exons ATGGCTGTAAAACTTTCGACTTTGACAATTACAAAGAGAACCCGCAGATGGGTCACTCTAGTTTCACCCATTTCTTCGCTTTCGTGCACCAGTAACATCCAAGTAACCCCTGAGACCTATCAAGACATACAAAACGCCAATGATTATGATTCAAAGATTCAATTTTTGAGGAGCAAGTTGTGTTCGGACAATTTAGTCCGGGTTTTGGATAACACAACTGATTTGTACTCTGCTGTTAAGATATTCAAGTGGGCTGCACTCCAGAAGCGGTTCAGCCACACTGCTAATACATATTGTCAGATAATATTAAAGCTGGGTTTGGCTGGAAACCTGAAAGAAATGGAaggattttgtcaaaatatggTGAAAGAAAGGTGCACGGGTGTAGAGGATGCTCTTGTTTCACTGATCCATTCTTTTGTTAAGCATGGTAGGCTATATGAAGCAATTCGGGTTCTTGTGAATATGATTCTGGGTGGCTATAAGCCCTCAATTGCCGTATTTAATGGCATATTGGGTGCTCTTGTGGAGGAGAATAAAGGCTTTGAAGATGTGTTGTATATTTACAAGGAGATGGTGAAAGCAGGAGTTGTCCCGAATGTTGATACTTTGAATTATCTGCTAGAGGTTTTGTTTGAGGCCGAAAAGGTGGACATTGGTTTAGATCAATATAAGAAAATGAACAAGAAAGGACTACAACCAAATAGTAGGACCTTTGAGATACTTATTAGAGGTCTCATTTTGAGAAATCGAGTGGATGAATCTGTTAGCATTTTGGATGAGATGTTTCAGTTAGGTTGTCCACCAGAGTTGAGGTTTTATATTTGCATTATTCCGCTATATTGTAAGGAAAATAAACTGGAGGTGGGAATCAAGTTGTTCAAAATGATGAGAGTTTCTAATTCAGTGCCGGATCCATTTATTTTTGTGGATATGATACGTTGTTTATGCAAGAACCTTTGGTTGGATTATGCGGTTGACCTACTTGAAGAGATGATAGAACATGATTTTTCCCCACCTAGTGATGTCTTAACAGATATTGTACATGGATTTTGTAAATTAGGGAAGATAAAGGAGGCAATAGCATTCGTGGAAGATAAACATGTTCGGGAAACCTTGCCACACGATGCATTGCTTGGCAGTTGTTGCAATGCTGGAAACTTTTCTATTGCAAAAGATTTACTTGAGAAAATGTGTGTGAGGAATATAGCAGATTCTAGCTCCTGGAATGTTCTTATCAGATGGCTTTGTGAAAAGGTGGCCATCAAGAAAGCCTTTGAGCTTCTGGGGAGGATGATCGTATCTTCATTTTCTCCTGAATGTGCCACATATTCAGCTCTGGTTGTTGGCAACTGTAGGCTGAGAAAGTATGAAGATGCCATGAAACTATTTCATTGGGTTCACATAAAATGCTGGGTTTTGGATTCTAATTCATATTTTGAGTTAGTTGAAGGCCTTTGCGGGGCTGAGAAGTATATAGAAGCCATTGAAGTTTTTCGTTACATGTCAAGGAATAAATGTTATCTACAGTCTTCATTGTTTGATAAGTTGATCAGGGGTATATGTGAATTTGGAAAGGTGGATGAGGCAGTCAGGCTACACTCTGTGGCTTACAATTCTGGAACTCCTTGTGCTAATTCAACATATGCTTCTATGATGCTTGGATTATACAAGTCGTGCAACAGAAAGGCTCTTTCATTACTTCTCTCGCAGATGCTCGTTGCAGGGTTCACTCTTGATGTGGAAACATATTGTATTCTCATACAAAACTTGATTGACCAGAATAAAACAAAGGATTGTGCATTGTTTTTCAATATCATGGTGAATGAGG AAACATACAATATATTGATTAATGGTCTCTGGAAAGAAGGTGACAAAGAAAAGGCCCATCGATTATTGGATTTAATGTTGGAGAGGGGTTGGGTCCCTAATGCCGCTACACATAAATTGTTAATGGGGTCTTGTTCTATGGAAGCAAATTCAAGGGAATTGGCCTATGAAACTCCTAATGAGCGTGATCATGTTAGCAACATCCTTGCAGAGGGCTTGGGAAAACTATGA
- the LOC120008493 gene encoding putative pentatricopeptide repeat-containing protein At1g12700, mitochondrial isoform X1: MAVKLSTLTITKRTRRWVTLVSPISSLSCTSNIQVTPETYQDIQNANDYDSKIQFLRSKLCSDNLVRVLDNTTDLYSAVKIFKWAALQKRFSHTANTYCQIILKLGLAGNLKEMEGFCQNMVKERCTGVEDALVSLIHSFVKHGRLYEAIRVLVNMILGGYKPSIAVFNGILGALVEENKGFEDVLYIYKEMVKAGVVPNVDTLNYLLEVLFEAEKVDIGLDQYKKMNKKGLQPNSRTFEILIRGLILRNRVDESVSILDEMFQLGCPPELRFYICIIPLYCKENKLEVGIKLFKMMRVSNSVPDPFIFVDMIRCLCKNLWLDYAVDLLEEMIEHDFSPPSDVLTDIVHGFCKLGKIKEAIAFVEDKHVRETLPHDALLGSCCNAGNFSIAKDLLEKMCVRNIADSSSWNVLIRWLCEKVAIKKAFELLGRMIVSSFSPECATYSALVVGNCRLRKYEDAMKLFHWVHIKCWVLDSNSYFELVEGLCGAEKYIEAIEVFRYMSRNKCYLQSSLFDKLIRGICEFGKVDEAVRLHSVAYNSGTPCANSTYASMMLGLYKSCNRKALSLLLSQMLVAGFTLDVETYCILIQNLIDQNKTKDCALFFNIMVNEGMVPDTETLYNLILCLANHSQLHLVLASLDGIVSHCENLNSETYNILINGLWKEGDKEKAHRLLDLMLERGWVPNAATHKLLMGSCSMEANSRELAYETPNERDHVSNILAEGLGKL, from the coding sequence ATGGCTGTAAAACTTTCGACTTTGACAATTACAAAGAGAACCCGCAGATGGGTCACTCTAGTTTCACCCATTTCTTCGCTTTCGTGCACCAGTAACATCCAAGTAACCCCTGAGACCTATCAAGACATACAAAACGCCAATGATTATGATTCAAAGATTCAATTTTTGAGGAGCAAGTTGTGTTCGGACAATTTAGTCCGGGTTTTGGATAACACAACTGATTTGTACTCTGCTGTTAAGATATTCAAGTGGGCTGCACTCCAGAAGCGGTTCAGCCACACTGCTAATACATATTGTCAGATAATATTAAAGCTGGGTTTGGCTGGAAACCTGAAAGAAATGGAaggattttgtcaaaatatggTGAAAGAAAGGTGCACGGGTGTAGAGGATGCTCTTGTTTCACTGATCCATTCTTTTGTTAAGCATGGTAGGCTATATGAAGCAATTCGGGTTCTTGTGAATATGATTCTGGGTGGCTATAAGCCCTCAATTGCCGTATTTAATGGCATATTGGGTGCTCTTGTGGAGGAGAATAAAGGCTTTGAAGATGTGTTGTATATTTACAAGGAGATGGTGAAAGCAGGAGTTGTCCCGAATGTTGATACTTTGAATTATCTGCTAGAGGTTTTGTTTGAGGCCGAAAAGGTGGACATTGGTTTAGATCAATATAAGAAAATGAACAAGAAAGGACTACAACCAAATAGTAGGACCTTTGAGATACTTATTAGAGGTCTCATTTTGAGAAATCGAGTGGATGAATCTGTTAGCATTTTGGATGAGATGTTTCAGTTAGGTTGTCCACCAGAGTTGAGGTTTTATATTTGCATTATTCCGCTATATTGTAAGGAAAATAAACTGGAGGTGGGAATCAAGTTGTTCAAAATGATGAGAGTTTCTAATTCAGTGCCGGATCCATTTATTTTTGTGGATATGATACGTTGTTTATGCAAGAACCTTTGGTTGGATTATGCGGTTGACCTACTTGAAGAGATGATAGAACATGATTTTTCCCCACCTAGTGATGTCTTAACAGATATTGTACATGGATTTTGTAAATTAGGGAAGATAAAGGAGGCAATAGCATTCGTGGAAGATAAACATGTTCGGGAAACCTTGCCACACGATGCATTGCTTGGCAGTTGTTGCAATGCTGGAAACTTTTCTATTGCAAAAGATTTACTTGAGAAAATGTGTGTGAGGAATATAGCAGATTCTAGCTCCTGGAATGTTCTTATCAGATGGCTTTGTGAAAAGGTGGCCATCAAGAAAGCCTTTGAGCTTCTGGGGAGGATGATCGTATCTTCATTTTCTCCTGAATGTGCCACATATTCAGCTCTGGTTGTTGGCAACTGTAGGCTGAGAAAGTATGAAGATGCCATGAAACTATTTCATTGGGTTCACATAAAATGCTGGGTTTTGGATTCTAATTCATATTTTGAGTTAGTTGAAGGCCTTTGCGGGGCTGAGAAGTATATAGAAGCCATTGAAGTTTTTCGTTACATGTCAAGGAATAAATGTTATCTACAGTCTTCATTGTTTGATAAGTTGATCAGGGGTATATGTGAATTTGGAAAGGTGGATGAGGCAGTCAGGCTACACTCTGTGGCTTACAATTCTGGAACTCCTTGTGCTAATTCAACATATGCTTCTATGATGCTTGGATTATACAAGTCGTGCAACAGAAAGGCTCTTTCATTACTTCTCTCGCAGATGCTCGTTGCAGGGTTCACTCTTGATGTGGAAACATATTGTATTCTCATACAAAACTTGATTGACCAGAATAAAACAAAGGATTGTGCATTGTTTTTCAATATCATGGTGAATGAGGGTATGGTACCTGATACTGAAACACTATATAATCTAATATTGTGTCTGGCCAATCATTCTCAATTGCATTTAGTTTTGGCTTCCCTAGACGGAATTGTTTCTCACTGTGAAAATTTGAATTCAGAAACATACAATATATTGATTAATGGTCTCTGGAAAGAAGGTGACAAAGAAAAGGCCCATCGATTATTGGATTTAATGTTGGAGAGGGGTTGGGTCCCTAATGCCGCTACACATAAATTGTTAATGGGGTCTTGTTCTATGGAAGCAAATTCAAGGGAATTGGCCTATGAAACTCCTAATGAGCGTGATCATGTTAGCAACATCCTTGCAGAGGGCTTGGGAAAACTATGA